Proteins encoded by one window of Manihot esculenta cultivar AM560-2 chromosome 10, M.esculenta_v8, whole genome shotgun sequence:
- the LOC110625214 gene encoding zinc-finger homeodomain protein 4: MELSSHEAGEIPIPISSSYGGGHGHGHGHGHGHMIHHDHHSPHNHIISSLAPQMPSNNGPSSMPSAVEDHHHAPFKKMVRYRECLKNHAAAMGGNATDGCGEFMPSGEEGTIEALTCSACNCHRNFHRKEIEGEASSCEFYTSNPHFSRFGRKLILGHHKNILAPEALGYNFPSRAAAAAPHHQMMQLSYNMGSLPSESDEQEDGGGIIMARPAQLVKKRVRTKFTQEQKEKMLNFAEKVGWKIQKQEEAVVQQLCQEIGVKRRVLKVWMHNNKHNLAKKNNHSSPPITSPTATATTA, translated from the coding sequence ATGGAACTTTCAAGTCATGAGGCCGGGGAGATCCCCATTCCAATAAGCAGTAGTTATGGTGGGGGACATGGACATGGACATGGGCATGGGCATGGGCATATGATCCATCATGATCATCATTCACCCCACAACCACATCATCTCTTCCTTAGCTCCCCAAATGCCCTCAAATAATGGCCCCTCCTCCATGCCTTCAGCGGTGGAGGACCACCACCATGCTCCCTTCAAGAAAATGGTGAGGTACAGAGAATGCCTTAAGAACCATGCAGCTGCTATGGGAGGCAATGCAACTGATGGGTGTGGTGAGTTCATGCCTAGTGGTGAAGAAGGCACCATTGAAGCTCTCACATGCTCAGCTTGCAATTGCCATAGAAACTTCCACAGGAAAGAAATAGAAGGTGAAGCCTCTTCTTGCGAGTTCTACACTAGCAATccacatttcagcagatttGGGAGGAAACTCATTTTAGGCCATCACAAGAACATTTTAGCCCCTGAAGCTTTAGGGTATAATTTTCCCTCGAGAGCAGCAGCAGCTGCTCCTCACCACCAGATGATGCAGCTGTCTTACAACATGGGTTCACTTCCTTCTGAGTCTGATGAGCAAGAAGATGGTGGTGGGATTATAATGGCGAGGCCTGCACAGCTTGTGAAGAAAAGAGTCAGGACAAAGTTTACACAGGAACAGAAGGAGAAAATGCTCAACTTTGCAGAGAAAGTTGGGTGGAAGATTCAAAAGCAAGAAGAAGCTGTAGTGCAACAGTTATGTCAAGAAATTGGAGTCAAGAGAAGAGTCCTCAAGGTATGGATGCACAACAACAAGCATAATCTAGCTAAGAAGAACAACCATTCTTCTCCTCCCATTACTTCTCCTACTGCTACTGCTACCACTGCTTAA
- the LOC110625164 gene encoding 18.1 kDa class I heat shock protein has translation MTNPRFKNTSFVIPLLILPTLMATQANALIPYTRTLWDLIPSTEDPFRILEQTPFTIPKGVEALALAKADWKETPASHVISLDIPGIKRDEIKIEVEENRVLRISGERKGEEEVEGEKWHRAERTNGKFWRQFRLPNNADLDHIKAHLEDGVLKITVPKFAEEQRRQPKVIDIVEENSSGQDIKTTKAEM, from the coding sequence ATGACCAACCCAAGATTCAAAAACACATCTTTCGTCATTCCACTCTTAATTCTTCCGACTTTAATGGCCACCCAGGCCAATGCCCTAATCCCATATACAAGAACCCTATGGGATTTGATCCCCTCAACAGAGGACCCCTTCAGGATTCTTGAACAAACCCCATTTACAATCCCAAAAGGGGTTGAAGCTCTTGCACTTGCAAAGGCAGATTGGAAAGAAACACCAGCATCGCACGTGATCTCCTTGGACATTCCAGGGATCAAGAGGGATGAAATCAAAATAGAGGTGGAAGAGAACAGAGTGTTGAGAATAAGTGGAGAGaggaaaggagaagaagaggtTGAGGGAGAGAAATGGCACAGAGCTGAAAGAACTAATGGGAAGTtctggaggcagtttcggctgccgaataaTGCAGATTTGGATCACATTAAGGCTCATCTTGAAGATGGGGTGTTAAAGATTACTGTGCCGAAGTTTGCCGAGGAGCAGAGGAGACAGCCTAAGGTTATTGACATTGTTGAAGAGAATTCTTCTGGTCAGGATATCAAGACTACAAAAGCTGAGATGTGA